The genomic segment CACGCTTCTTCATCCGTGCCAGTTAGGCATAACAATACGGCCACTCGTCAGGGGCCGGCGCAAGTCCGGCCTTCACCGGATTCTGGGCGATGTAGGCCCTATGCTGTGCCAGGCTCCTCTCATCCATCACCCGAACTTCGGAGTACCCTTTCTGCCAGACCTCGCCAAGGTATCCCGCCTCTTTTTTCAGTAGATACGAGAATCCACCTTTGACCAGTTGCATGGCCTTCTCAATCGACATGCCATCCCTCACCTCCACCAGCAGATGAAGATGGTTAGGCATCACAACGAAATCGAGCACGCGGAATCTGCTGGCCGTCGCGCACGTCCGCAACACTTCAATCAGAAGCGTCGCGTTTCGCTCAGACTGAAGCAGGAACTTCCCTTGAAACGTATTGGTCGTAGCGAAAAAGATCCGGGCTCGGGACACGATATCCGCAGAATCAGCATTGCGAGCAGGCCTCGCCATAGGTTTACGCAACTCCAATTCTAGAAATCAGGTTAGGCTGCAAACACCTTCTGCTTCGTATTCTGCAAACACCTTTTGCTTCGTATCAGGGGCTGATTTCAATCAGCCCGTTCACCGGCCCAATAAGGACCTGGGGCTTTAGCCCCCGTGGGGAATCTCCGCGCTGCAACGTAAAAGCGGGATGCAGAGAGTGAACTCCGCATCCCGCCTTTCCTTTGCGGGTCGAGAGACATATCGGAGCGGGTTAGGCCCCATTCAGGTAGACAAACCCTCGATCTCCCGAGGCCAGGCCCCGAGAGCTCGCGCAGCCGGTCCAGCCCTGCTAGAACTGGTGGAAGATGTCGTAAATGTAGTAGCCGATTACGAACACCGTGGCCACGGCGGTAACCGTCACCATGGCACGAAACACCGGCTGCACCTTATTGACTTTGGTGACGATGGCTGCCTGGGCCGCACGTTCATGGCTGAAGGCATCGTCGATGAAGATCTGGTCCTCTTCGTCGCGCTCCAGCCGTGAGCGATAGATCCAGACGGCCGCAGAAATCACAACTAATGCACCCCATACCGTCCACATGACGGGTACCATAACCACCTCCGGAACTTTCCGGTCCCAGAACCCGCGCCCGTAAAGGAACCGCGGATCGTGAGTGCAGGGGCCCTTACGGTCCACCATCATAGCGCTGGTTCAGCTCAGGTAACGTGACAAAGATCACTGTCGTTTGTATTGCGAAAACGTCTTAATAAGGAGTTCTCAGGTCCAAATCGGAAGCCGGATAGATTCCGAAGCCGATTCCGGACCTGTAGCATCCAATGGAACGGCTGCGGGATCAGGTCTTGTGTCGGATTTCCCGGGCCGGTAAACTAGCAATAGGACAGAATTTCACGTTTTGGGAGAAAACATGGCCACCACAGCCACCGTACCCGCTCAGGAAACCAAAAAGGCGCCCCTTGTGCTGACGCCCCAGGCTATCGCGAAGGTCCGCGAAATCATGGCGACCCAGGATCCGATCCCGGCCGGGCTGCGCATCGGCGTGGTCGGCGGAGGCTGCTCCGGCTTCCAGTACTCCATGGCCTTCGAGAACCAGGGCGGCATGATGGATAAGGTCTTCAGCTTCGATGACCTGAAAGTCTTTGTCGACGCCACGTCGCTGATGTACCTGAACGGCTGCACGGTCGATTACGTCGAGACCCTCGAAGCCGCCGGCTTCAAGTTCGACAACCCCCAGGTGAAGTCCACCTGCGGTTGCGGCTCCTCGTTCAACGTCTAAGCCTTAGTTCCTCGCACAGAAGCCCGCCCCCCCCCCCCGAGGCGGGCTTTCTCATTCAGTTTTGAAAGGGCACCACTTCAGTGGGTGCCGTTGAGCTGCGCGGAACGAACGAGGCTTTAGCCGCTGAGGGATGGCTTTGACCTGCCAGCCTAACCAGTTCAGTGTTCTTCCGCAGCCTCTGCATTCATCACATCGACCGGTGAGCCCCATCACCGCCACGCCCTCAGTTTGGCCCTATCCTGTTTCTCAGGCGGCGAGAAACGTCAGCGCGGTTCTGTGCCCGAAAACAGCCCTCCGCATAATCGAAAGCTTAAGGGCCACAGCGACACCCCCCACCCCCCTGGCGATCCGGGGATCAGGGCTGGGACAGCGATGAGCAGATCGAAAGGCAGGAAGACCCACCCCCCTCCCCCCCACCAGACATGGCGGGTCAGATGACCTCCCTCGGAAAAGGGCAGACCACCAGGGCAGAGGGCAGAGCGGCTCTGAAGGGCACCCCCCACCCCCCCGGGTGGAGCATTCGGCGGATGAGGGGAAGGGAGACATTCCCACCCCCTCCCCCCTGCCAAGAGCAATGGTGAACCGGAGGGATCCCCCCGATGGCTCGAGGTCAGGGCAAAACGGGCGACTCGGGCGGAAGGCGACCCCCCCCTCCCGTGCACCAGAAATGGTGCAAGCAGAAACGGGAGACATATTTCGCGAAGCGTCGGGCTGAATCCGAAACGGAGTACCCCCACCCCCGCGCCACAAAAAGAAATAGTGAAGTGCCTACTTGACAATCCTCTCGACCGACCCGATACTTAAGCCATAGCTTCAGTGTCTACAGAGGAGGGCAACAACATGGCGGACCCCAAGGTTATTCACAGCACCTTTGTTCTCGAGCGCAAATTCTCCAAACCAGCCGCAACCGTCTTCGCGGCGCTGTCAGAACCGGAGAAGGTGAGGCAGTGGTTCACCGACGAGAAGAACAGTGAGACGCTCGAGTTCTCCCTTCGCTTTGCCGTAGGCGGCTCGCGGCGCCTGGTCTACCGCCTCGGACCGACTACGCCGGTAGCAGGCATGGTCATCATCAACGACGGCTACTTCCAGGACATAGTTCCCAACGAGCGCATCGTCACTGCTACCACCATGACCTCGGGTGACAAACGCCTGGAAGCCTCCCTCACCACCTTCGAACTTCTGCCTTCCGACGAGGGCACGGACCTGGTCTGCACCGTGCAAGGAGCCTTCTTCGAGGGCCTCGGTCCCGACCCGGTGGGCCTTATCAAAGCCGGCTGGAACGGCCTGCTCAACAAACTCATGTCCGTCGTGAACGCAGAATGACCGCGGCAAGCGGTCCGCGGGGGATCCGATGTCCGAAAGCATCAACATCGATCGGCTGTTTCACGCCCTGGGAGATCCGACGCGGCGCGCTATTCTCGATCGTCTGAGGGAGCGCCCGCTGTCTGTCTCTAGGCTCGCTGAACCGCTCGGGATCACGCTCACAGCGGTGATGCAGCACCTTCAGATTTTGGAGGAGTGCGGCCTCGCGCACACGGAGAAGGTCGGCCGCGTGCGTACCTGCCGCATCGGCACGGCAGGCTTCGACGCGCTGGAGAAGTGGGTGAAAGAGCACCGCACCGCCTGGGATCAGCAGCTGGATCGCTTGGGCGAGCTGTTGGAGTAGGGCGCTGATATGACTGTTGCGGTCCGGCAAAGAGAGAAGTGATCAGGCGATCTGCGGCTGCAGAATCGCTTCGATCACGTCGGCAGCGGAGTAGGTGTGCTCGCCCGGCCGCAAGTAGCGCGCGACAGTATTGATGTCGTCGCCGAGCGTGACCAGTGGTGGCTCAACCACGCCGTCCGTGCGAAGCTGGGCATGGCCAATATTGGCCAGCAGGGCATTGCACAGGCACTTCCTGCCGACGGTAGCTTCTTCCGCGCCGCCTTTGGCGACGTAACAGGAGAGGGGCTCCGCGGAGCAGCGCCACGCGAGTTCGCCGTCCGCACGGACATAGGGTTCGCGCAGGAGGCCGACGTCGCAGAGGCGCGGACGCAGCGCGGCCACTGCGGAATCAGAGGCAGTTCCGGCGAGTTGGGCGACTTTGAAGGGAAATCCGGTCGGCGAAGCGAGCGGGTCCGTGAGGACGCGGCCAGTTCCAGCGACGGCCTGGGCGAGCAACTCACGCTTCAAGTCGGAACGGAGACCGGATTCTTCGCTGAAGGCGAACGCGGTGCCCACCTGGACGCCGGACGCGCCCTCCGCCAGTGCTTCGGCGAGCTTCTCAGGGCTGCCGTATCCTCCGGCAAGCCAGAAGGGAACGCCGAGAGCGCGCATTTCAGCCAAGTTCACGCGGTCACGATCGCCGTAGAGTGGCTCGCCGCTCGCGTTGAGTTGCAGCTTGCCGCGAGGCGGGGCGTTGTGTCCGCCGGCGGTGGGGCCTTCCACGACGAATCCATCGACGCGGCCGGAGGCGCGGCGCAGCAAGCTGGCGGCCAGAGTGTGGGACGAAACAATCGCGAGGAAAGTCGGGCGAGTGAGGGACGGCAGAGGCGCATCGTCGGCGTAGTCGGCCGGGTCGAATCTGACCGTTGCGTCTGCTGTGTGCTCGGTGCCTCCGCCGGAGACGGAAAGACGATACTCAGCCGGCCGGCGCGCCGCGAAGGCGTCGAGAATTCCCGGAACCTGGGAGGGGATTCCGGCGCCCATCAGGACGTAGCCCACGCCGGCGAGCATCGCTCCGTAGATGGAGGCGAGGTGGGGGAGCTGGACTTTCTCCAGGAAGTTGATGCCGACTGGGTTCTGATGGCCCTCGCGGGCGAGGAAGACCTCAGCGAAATTGGCGGCCATGCAGAGCTCAACGAGCTTGCGAGGCTGGCGGTGGCTGTGGAGCGGCAGGGCCGGGTAGGGCTGCGTGGCGGGCTTGCCGCCCGCAATGAAGAATTCGTCGAGGATGCGGCGGGCGACAGCGGGGAAGGGAAAAGCAGCGAGGGCGCGGCGCATGGCGCCGCTCGGGTCGCCGTCGGCGAGACGGCGCACGAGGACCTGGTCGAGCGCGGTGCCCGAAACTACGCCGAGCTGGGCGGTCAGGGAGACGGCCTGGGCCAGCCGCCAGTTCGAGATGCCGACACCCATGCCGCCCTGAATGATCGTGGGGACTTTAAACATCGGTAGATTCTCTCATCCAACACGGCGAGGGAGTTCGTGACGGGGCTCACACTTGTTGGGCAGTGAGCATTTGTAGGAGGATTTCGCCGGCGTGTTGGGGCTCGTCGGTCTTGAGTGCCGGATCGACCGCAAGGACTTTGGCGTTGGGCGCGAGGCTTCGGAAAGTAGCGAGGGTCTGTTCGAGGGCGTCAGGGCGGGTGCTGGGCCCGACGAGGATGAAGTTGGGCTTCTCGATCATGAGGAGGATCTTTGCATCGCGAACCAGGCTGGCCGCCTTTACTTCATAGGCATGCTGGGTGAGCACGGCTGTGGCGAAGGCACAGAAGTCGGGTGACTGATCTACGAGCACCACGCAGCCGGCGGCGCAGGGCACGCAGGCGGTGCTGGCGTCTCTCTCGAGGAATGAAAGGACAGCTTCGTCTTCGGAGGCGAATAGCTTCAGGACGGAGTCGAGCCGCGTCATCCTGAGGATTTCGAGGATCGTCGGGGTGACGGCGGCAAGACGGAGGTCGCCGCCGCGCTGGCGAAGGCTGTTGGCGTAGCGGACGATGAGGCCGATTCCGGAGCTGTCGATTCGGCTGACGCCAGCCATGCCGAGCACAACATGCTTGAGGTTGCGGAACGAGTCCTTATGCAGAACAGCGAGGAGCGACTCGGTTTCGGGGCCGGAAGCGATGCGGCCGGCGCACTCGACGATGAGGACGGTTCCGCAGATGTGCGTATTGAGTTCGAGAGGCATGGGACTTTTGGGTTCAATTGAAAATAGCATGTGAGGCAGTTGTCGGTTACCAGTTTTCAGCCCGGTTGTGCCCCCAAGGTGCTCAGATCTGCGCTGTTTACTATCGAGTACAATCTCGCAGTGTTTGTTGCAACGACTTGTTTTGGTGCTATGGGATTTTGTAGAACGATAAATCTAAACATCTATATCAGTTAGGTTGATTTTTGGCGAATAGATGGAGAAGTAAAAACAGGGGGAGGGGTAGCTAATTTTCTAGTAAACCCAGTTACTGCCTAATTAACCGCCCTTTTTGGTCTTCGTGTGGCAGTGCGTGATCAGTGCTCTCGGGTCTCTCCATGGATCGCTGCGGCAGATGAGACATGAAACACTACTCCCTGCCTTCTGAAAGGCCCTCTAATGGTAGGACGTCGGACTGAGTGAGTATGTGATGGCGGTCACGAATGCGGGACGTTCTTGGGACTGTGGTTTCCACGGAAATGCGGGGCTGCCAGAACGCGTGGTTTCCAGGCAAAATGCCAATTGATATCACACTCAGACGCCAAGTGGGTGGAGGTTTTGGCACCGACTATTATTACGGAAATGCTCAGGGAGAAGTGGAACCTCCAGCAGACGGAGTGCTTACACTCATCTGGAGAGAGCAGCAAGCGTCCAGTTGATCGCGTCCGCAGGTTTCGTGCGAAACGATATGGACTTCGCCCGATACGCCGCCAGAAGTTCTAAGGAGCCTCATTGCCAAGTTCGGAGACCATCCGAGAGTAGCAGGAAATGTCTAAGGTCTCGGCCTGAGTTTCAGCCCTCTTTTCCATAGCACAATATTCCCAGAACGAAACGCGCTGCACAGAGCGGCAATCGCATCCCTTCTCACGGCCTCCGAAGCCGTCTTCTTGGGTGGCGTCTTCCTTTTTGGTGGCTCAGGTGCGCGAAAGATCTTTTGGCATCGTTTCCTCGAAGGTCTTTCGCGCATGTAGCCCTTCCTTGTGTTGGTATTTCACCTTGTTGCCTCAGCTTTCGGGGTAGGGCCATTATGATGATTGCAGTTGAATATGGCGTCCTGGTGTCCGAGAGTAAATGAGCAGAATTCATATGTATGTATGAGTCTGTCAGGGCCTCTCCATTTGAACCTGCCTAAGATGAATGCGATAACCCTCCCATCCGCGCTGGCAAGGCTCTGAGCGGTTTGCTGCGAAAACTTCTCATTGCCCTTGATAGTTACATAGTTTTTGCCGGGAGGTACTGTCATGTTGAAATTGGTGTTTTGGGGCTCATCAGCGGCAAAATAGCGCCATACATGTTCCTGCAAATCAAGCCAATTGTCATTGTTCGAGGGAATAGGTTTATCGGAGTCACTGATCGCTACCGTGACGCGCCCTCGCATACTCAGGTCCACCGTCGATGGCCCCAGATTCTCGAAGTAAACGTTGACGCGCTGTTCCTGTCCCTCTTGCGGTGGCGAAAAATCATATGGTTTGTACAGATGCATCTGCGGCCTTACCGCGTCGTCCAAACGGGAGGCGGATGATCTTCTTGTGGACCTCAACGATTGCGGCATCGGTCCAGAAGGTTCTGATTGCGACAATGACGGCTTGGGCGGTGGTCCCGTAATGGAGAGCGTAGGAAGGTTTTCCTTCCCTTGAGATGGTTGTGTCGCCATAGGGATAGATCGGTCCAGTAGGAATGCAATCGCGCCCGTTGCAAGGACAGCCCCGATGAACCATCCCTTCCAATACCTTCGCTTATATAGCCAAGACAGACACAGAAGAACTAGCCCTAGCCAAGCTAATGCGAGAAATACACGCGAGCCTCCCTTACTTTGGTACCCACGTGTTTGTAGAAACTCGTTAAATCCCCAGATCGCCAAAGCGCCGAAAGACACAGAGAAGACCGAGCGAAAGAAAGTCTGCTTAATGCGGCGCTGCCGCATTTCCGAAGGTTCCGCGATTTGATGATCCTCGTCGGCGCCTTGCATGTGCTGATTTTCGCGCGACGGAAGAATCTCAGGCTTTTCGGCCATGGCGCATTACCTCCTTAGCGGAACTGTGCTAGCGCATAGAAACAGGCGACTGAGGCGGGTAGGTGCAGGTTCCGCCACCGGCCACGTTGGGAGGGAGTCGTAGAAATGGCGAAGTGGTGATGTCCCCATGACGTTCTTCGGAAACTGAAGGCTTCGTATCATACCCTCCGTCCACCGCTCGCACGTCACTTGGAGTAGTTCCGCTATACACAAGATTAAAGCGC from the Occallatibacter riparius genome contains:
- a CDS encoding nitronate monooxygenase; amino-acid sequence: MFKVPTIIQGGMGVGISNWRLAQAVSLTAQLGVVSGTALDQVLVRRLADGDPSGAMRRALAAFPFPAVARRILDEFFIAGGKPATQPYPALPLHSHRQPRKLVELCMAANFAEVFLAREGHQNPVGINFLEKVQLPHLASIYGAMLAGVGYVLMGAGIPSQVPGILDAFAARRPAEYRLSVSGGGTEHTADATVRFDPADYADDAPLPSLTRPTFLAIVSSHTLAASLLRRASGRVDGFVVEGPTAGGHNAPPRGKLQLNASGEPLYGDRDRVNLAEMRALGVPFWLAGGYGSPEKLAEALAEGASGVQVGTAFAFSEESGLRSDLKRELLAQAVAGTGRVLTDPLASPTGFPFKVAQLAGTASDSAVAALRPRLCDVGLLREPYVRADGELAWRCSAEPLSCYVAKGGAEEATVGRKCLCNALLANIGHAQLRTDGVVEPPLVTLGDDINTVARYLRPGEHTYSAADVIEAILQPQIA
- a CDS encoding ArsR/SmtB family transcription factor; the encoded protein is MSESINIDRLFHALGDPTRRAILDRLRERPLSVSRLAEPLGITLTAVMQHLQILEECGLAHTEKVGRVRTCRIGTAGFDALEKWVKEHRTAWDQQLDRLGELLE
- a CDS encoding REP-associated tyrosine transposase, translating into MSRARIFFATTNTFQGKFLLQSERNATLLIEVLRTCATASRFRVLDFVVMPNHLHLLVEVRDGMSIEKAMQLVKGGFSYLLKKEAGYLGEVWQKGYSEVRVMDERSLAQHRAYIAQNPVKAGLAPAPDEWPYCYA
- a CDS encoding STAS domain-containing protein, producing MPLELNTHICGTVLIVECAGRIASGPETESLLAVLHKDSFRNLKHVVLGMAGVSRIDSSGIGLIVRYANSLRQRGGDLRLAAVTPTILEILRMTRLDSVLKLFASEDEAVLSFLERDASTACVPCAAGCVVLVDQSPDFCAFATAVLTQHAYEVKAASLVRDAKILLMIEKPNFILVGPSTRPDALEQTLATFRSLAPNAKVLAVDPALKTDEPQHAGEILLQMLTAQQV
- a CDS encoding SRPBCC domain-containing protein, producing the protein MADPKVIHSTFVLERKFSKPAATVFAALSEPEKVRQWFTDEKNSETLEFSLRFAVGGSRRLVYRLGPTTPVAGMVIINDGYFQDIVPNERIVTATTMTSGDKRLEASLTTFELLPSDEGTDLVCTVQGAFFEGLGPDPVGLIKAGWNGLLNKLMSVVNAE
- a CDS encoding HesB/IscA family protein, with the protein product MATTATVPAQETKKAPLVLTPQAIAKVREIMATQDPIPAGLRIGVVGGGCSGFQYSMAFENQGGMMDKVFSFDDLKVFVDATSLMYLNGCTVDYVETLEAAGFKFDNPQVKSTCGCGSSFNV